AGTAACCTAAAAGTTGAATTTGATCACAAAGCTCAAGATATTATAGTTTCAGATAACAATATTTTTACTGAAATTTTAAAAGATAAAGAACGTGGAGAAGAAAAATTAAATCTTGAATTTAAAGGAATAAAAAACGAAAATCCAATTAAACAATTCAAATATCATTTAAAAGATTATGATATTGAAATGTTAAAGAATAATAAGGATATTTATTTACCTATAGTTTTGTTAAATCAAATTTTTTTAAGTGATTCAAATATTCAAGTGTACTTTAATCAAGATGAAGTTAATGTTTTTAGATTTGCTGATTCACTAAAAGATTTCTTTAGCATAGCAAATCTTAAAATGTCAAAAGCAAATATGCAAACAGAAATTCCTAAAAATTTAAAAGAATTTCAATATAAATATTTGTCATTTTTATTTGATCATTACTATGGAATTAAACTAAATAATAAATCATATAAAGAGTTTTTTAAAAAGTATGAGTCTAAAATTTTAGGCTCAAATGATAGTCATTATTTAGCAACAAGACAAATAATAGCAGATCTTGATGATCCTCATTCAGCTTATATTCTAGATGGTTATTTTAATAAAATGAAAGATATTGAAAAAGTTCCAATATCAAAGGAATCTAACAAAGTTCGCTCTGATAATTGAAACAATTTACTTCATGTACTAGCTAAACTAGATCCAAATAAAATTGAATATCAAAATAATTTTATTTCAGATACTACTTCAGTAATTTCATTTAAGCAATTTGAAGAAAATACAGCTTCACATATTAAAAAAAGCTTAGAGGAAGCTCAAAAAAGGGGAATTAAAAACATTATTTTTAATGTAACTCAAAATGGTGGTGGATTTATTGGAGCTGCTTATGAGCTAATGGGATTTTTAACAGATAAGCCATTTAAAGTTTATAATTATAATCCACTTTCAAAAGAACAAAAAGTTGAAACAATTAAATCAAAATATAACAAATTTGATTTTAATTACTATATTTTAACTTCTCCATATTCTTTTTCAGCAGGTAATATTTTTCCTCAAATCACAAGAGATAATAAAGTAGCTAAATTAATTGGTTATAAAACTTTTGGTGGAGCTAGTTCTATTGGATATTTTATTTTACCAACTGGAGATATTATTCAATTAAGTACTAATAATGTTTTTACAAGTTCTAAATTTAAAAGTTTAGAATTTGGAGTTAACCCAGATGTTAAATTAGATGGTGATGTTTTAACTAATGCAAAAGATTTATATGATAAAAATAAACTTTTAGATCTAATTAGTAAAGCAGATAAAATTCCTTTTGGAAACGATACTGAATCAACTATTAAACCAAGTGAAACATTACCTATAAAACCAGATGATAATTCACAACCAAATTCAAAACCAAAATTCTTTTTATCTAAATACATAAAAAATAAGAATTTAAAAATTACAAAAAATGATCCTATAACTTTATTAGTAGAACTTTTTGAAACTAATCCTGAACTTAAGTTTGATCAAGATATAAGAATTAGTTTAAAAGATAAAAATAAAGCTGAAATTTATTTAGAAAATAATCCAGAAGATAAAGTAATTATTAATTTTTCTGTTATTAATAATGATCAAAAACAAATAAAAACTAATAATAAAACTAAATTAATTATTGGTTTAGTATCTTCATCTATTATTGTATTTATTGTTTTAATATCAGCATTCTTTATTATTAAAAAAAGAAGACAAAAATAAAAAATAGTACATACTTTTATAAAGTGTGTACTATTTTAATTTTAGATTTATTCCTAATAATTCTTGAGCTTTATCTACTAGATTTTCATCTAGTAGTTTTTTTATTTTTGTTGAAGAAATATCATTATCTCTTTTAAAAATAATCACATTTTCTTTACTAAAAACTCTAATTAAATCATTGATATTTCCTTGAGATAAATAACCAAATGTAAAGTCTTGTCCTTCAACTATTTTAATAACATTTAATTTGTTTAATAAAATATCTATAAATTGATCTTTAGTTGTTTTGATTAAACTGTCATCAACTTTTATATCAATAAAATAATCTAGGTCTGTTAATTTAGTATTAATAAATTCTAATTTTTGTTTTTTAGTTGCTAAATTAGTATAAGTTTTGTTATTTTTAATTTTTTTATCAAAAGACATTACTATACTAGTTAAATTTTCTTGTTTTGCTATATTAATTACTTGATTAATTATTTTTTGATGAAAAATATGAAAACCATCAAAATTACCAATAGTAATAATTGCTTTTTTAGTATTTAGTTTTTCTAATTTATCAAAGGAGTCATTAATATATATCATTATTTAATCCTCCTCTTTTAATTTTAAAGATATTATTATCATATTTTTGATAAACAGCTAGAATATTATTTTGATCATCACTAATAAAAACTAAACCATCATTAATATCATTTAAAATAATTTTTTTACCTTGTATTATTTCTAAACTATTTTGATATTTAACTACTTTATAATCATTAGTTTTAATTGCATCATTTATTGAGATTAAATGATCTCAACTAATATTATTTAAATCAATAGCATTTTCTAGTTTAAAATTACCAGAAAGTGTTCTATTTAAATAAACTACATATCCTATTGTATTTAAATCTTTACAAATATCTACAGCTAAACTTCTAATATATGTTCCTTTACTACACTTAACATCTAAAAAAATCTCATAATTTTTTTGATCATAGTCTAATAAACTAGTTTTATAAATAGTTACCTTTCTACTTTTAATTTCAACATCTTGATTAGTTAAAGCATACTCATATAATTTTTTACCATCAACTTTTATAGATGAGTAAATTGGTGGGTATTGGTTATAAGTATAGTTATTATATTTATTAATTACTTTATTGATTTGATCTAAACTAATATTAAAAGGAGTTTGAGTTTGAATAATATTTCCTTCAGCATCAAAACTATCAGTTAGAGTAAATAATTTAATTTTTACTTGATAAGCTTTATTAGCGTTTAATAAATAATCACTAATTTTAGTAGCATTATTTACTAAACAAATTACAACTCCAGTTGCTAGTAAATCTAAAGTACCACAATGACCAACTTTTTTAATATTTAACTTTTTTTTAACTTGATTAATTAATTGATAAGTTGAAATATTACTAGGTTTATTTAAAATAAAAATTCCTGATTTTTGCATAATTTAATTTCTATTTAAAAATCCAAGTATAAAACTTGGAAATTTAATATTATTTATTTTTGTCTTCTTTTAAAATTTTATCAATTTGATTAGCTCTATCTAAACTAGTATCATAAACAAAAGTTAATTCAGGAACAGTTCTTCAGTCTAGTTTACTTGCTAATATCATTCTAATTTCTTTTAATTTATTTTCTAGTTCTTCTTCAATACTTTGTATTGTTAAATCTTCAGGAATTGGAATAAATTGATAAAAGATTTTAACATGACTATTATCAGCAGATAATCTAGTTTCTACAACTGAAACAGATTTTAAAATTTCACTTTTAATTTCACGTTGTAAAATTAAATTTAACTCTCTTAAAAGTAATGACTCTTTTCTTTTTTGAGTTTTTATATTTGCCATAAAATTCTCCTTTTGCTATTTAAATTATACCACTTACAAAAATTGTAAATTTTATAAAAAATGCAACCTAGTTTTATTTTATATAAGAATTTATCTATAATATGAATAATATTAGAAAATAAAAAGCTGTTTAGTCTATAATTTTAATTAATATAGAAAAGGACATAGTTTATGTTACAAAAACCTCGTGGAACTCAAGACTTTTTTTTAGATGAAACAAAGTTATGAATTAAAGTTGAAACTAAATTAAGAGAAATTTTAAATAAGTTTAATTATAGTGAAATAAGAACACCAATGTTTGAATCAAAAGAACTATTTATTAGAAGTATTGGTTCAACTAGTGATATTGTTTCAAAAGAAATGTATGAATTTGTTGATAAAAAAAATCGTAGTCTAGTTTTAAAACCAGAAGGAACAGCTAGTGTTGTTAGAGCTGTTGTTGAAAATAAACTGTATGCTGAAGACTATTTACCTTTTAAAACTTATTATATCAGTCCAATGTTTAGATACGAAAGACCACAAAATGGAAGATATCGTCAATTTCATCAATTAGGAATTGAAGTTTATGGAAGTGATTCAATACAACAAGATTATGAAGTTTTAAATATAGCTAACAATATCATTAATGATTTTAAATTAAATAAAAATATTAAAATTTATACAAACTATTTAATAACTGGAAACAATAGAGAACAATACATTTTAGAATTAAAAAAATATTTAACTGATTTTAAATTATGTACTGATTGTAATATTAGGATTGAAAAAAATCCTTTAAGAGTACTAGATTGTAAAATTGATGACAAACAATTTAACAATGTTCCTAGTATGAAAGACTTTTTAACTGATGAAGAACAAAAAAGATATCAACAAACACTTGATTTATTTAAAGAAATGAATATTTTAACTATTCATGATGATAAATTAGTTAGAGGTTTAGATTATTACACCGGATTTATTTTTGAAATAAAATATGAATCTAAAAATATTGAACAAACTATTATAGCTGGTGGTAGATATAATAATTTAGTCTATGAAATTGGAAATATTAACTTACCAGCTTGTGGTTTTGGGATGGGATTAGAAAGATTTATAAATATTATAAAAGAACAAAATGACAAGCTAAATACAAATGATCAAAGCATTGATCTTTATACAATATGTTTAGATCAATCAGCTATAAAATTAAATCAACAAATTTTAGAATTGTCTAGATCTATTGGTTTAATATCTGATAGTAACTACTACAATCTGTCTTTAAAATCTGCATTAAAAAAATCAGATAAACTGAATCCAAAATATTTAATTATTCTTGGTGAAAAAGAAGCAACATCTAATCAATTTATAATTAAAAATAAAATTAATAAAACTGAAATTAAAACAACATTAACTAATTTGGTTAATGATCTAAAATAAGGAGATATATGAAAAGAACACATACTTGCGGTGAATTAACATTACAAAATGTTGATCAAAAAGTTATTCTACAAGGTTGAGTAAAAAAAATTAGAAAACTAGGAGCTATGGTTTTTATTGATCTAAAAGATAGATATGGAATTACTCAATTAGTTATTGAACAAGAAAATATTAACTTAATTAATAATATTAAAAATGAATATGTAATTGAAATTAGTGGAATTGTTGTTAAAAGAAAATCAGTTAATAAAGAGTTAATTACTGGAGAAATTGAAGTTATTGTTAAAGATCTTTTAGTAATTAATAAATCTGAATTAACTCCTTTTGTTTTAGAAAATGATGTTAATGTTAATGAAGATACTAGATTAACTTATAGATATTTAGATTTAAGAAGACCAATTATGCAAAATAATCTAATTATTAGAGCAAAAATTAATCATATAATTAGAAACTATTTAACTGATTTAAATTTTTTAGAAGTAGAAACTCCTTATTTTGCAAAATCAACTCCAGAAGGTGCGCGTGATTTTTTAGTACCATCAAGATTAAATAAAAATAAATTTTATGCTTTACCTCAATCACCACAATTATTTAAACAATTATTAATGATTTCTGGAATTGACAGATATTATCAAATTGTTAGATCTTTTAGAGATGAAGATTTAAGAATTGATCGTCAACCTGAATTTACTCAATTAGATTTAGAAATGAGTTTTGCAACTAGTGAAGATGTAATGCAAATTAGTGAATCTTTAATTAAAAAAATCTTAAAAGAAGTTAAAAACTTTGAAATTAAAGGACCTTTATTAAGATTAAGTTATAAGGACGCTATTGATTTATATGGTAGTGATAAACCAGATTTAAGATATGATTTAAAAATTCATACTTTAAATGATATTTTTAAAAATACTAATATTAAATTTTTAAATAATCCTGATTTATTTATTAGAGCGATTTGTATAGATCAATTATTATCAAAAAAACAACTTGAAGATTTAAACCAACAAGCAAAACAATTTCACTTTAATTCAATTGCTTTTATTAAATTTGAAAATAATAATTGGTCAGGCAGTTTAGCAAGCCAATTAACTGAAAATGAAAAAGAATTATTAATTAAAGAGTTTGATATTAAAAATAAAGCAACTATTATTTTAAATATTGGAAAGTATGCAGAAATTTCTCAATTAATGGGTGCTATTAGAATTAGTTTAGCTAAAATGTTTAATTTAGAAACTAAAGATGATTTTAAATTATTATGAGTTGTTGATTTTCCTTTATTTGAGTTTAATGAACAAGAAAATAGATATGTAGCAGCTCATCATCCATTTACAAGTCCAAAAGAAGAATGCTTAACTGATTTTGATACTAATAAAAAAGATGCTTTAGCTTGTGCTTATGATCTAGTTATGAATGGATTTGAAATTGGAGGAGGAAGCCAACGTATTACAGATCCAGAAATTCAACAAAGAATGTTTGATGCAGTTGAATTAACTGCTCAACAAGTTGAAACTAATTTTGGTTGATTTATGAACGCTTATAAATATGGTGCTCCTTATCATGCAGGAATTGCTTGAGGATTAGATAGAATTAATATGATTTTAACTGATTCAAATTCAATTAGAGATGTTATTGCTTTTCCAAAAAATTCACTAGGAATTGATATGATGAGTAATGCTCCAGATCTAGTAAGTGAAAAACAATTAGAAGAATTAAATATTAAAATAGTTAAATAAAAAGTAAAAGTAGGGTCTAAAACCCTACTTTTTTTCCCATCATATAATCATCAAAATTTTTATCTCAATCAATTTGTTGCATTCTTTTTGCAACATATACTTTATTTGCAAAATCAAAAATGCCAATATTTAATAATTGATCAAATTCTAAAAATTCAAAAATTAAAATAGCATAATAAAGATATGTCTGAAAAATAATAATAAATTTAATAAATTCATTAGCTAAATCTAATTGATTTTTAATATATCAAAAACCATCATCATCAATTTCATCAATACATTCGCTTAAGACTTCATCAATTTCATATAAATATTCAATAAATATTTCATTAGTATCTGATTCTAAAGCAATTTTGATTAATTCAACTAAATCATATCTCATGTATTCTAATTTTGTTGATGGATTTAGATCAATAAGTGTTTTTAAAGAATTAGTTAAATATGTTCTTGTTAAATATAAAAAGGTTTCTCTAATATTTAAATCAACACCATATTCATCACAAAAATTTGGATTTTTTTTATCAAATGTTTTATATCAAAAAGAAAAATCATCAAAAAAGCTTAATAATTTTTGAAGTCTAATTACAATAATTTCATAAAAATCGCTTTGAATTATCTTTTTTAAATCTGCAACTACAAATTTAGGAGTAGTTTTTGATTCTATTTGATTAATTCATTTTCTAAAAGTTGAGATATTTGGTTTTTTTAGTCATTGCTCAACAGCTTTTTTAGAAAATTCAGATATTTTCTTACCTGGTTGTTGTGAAATTAAATAAAGTTCATCAACAAGTATTTTTAAAAAATTACCATGATATTTAAACATTTTTCTTTCCTCTAATTACTATAATTTTAATCATCTATTTTTAAAATAGCAACAAAGGCTTCTTGTGGAACCTCTACAGTTCCAATTTCTTTCATTTTTTTCTTACCTTCTTTTTGTTTTTCTAATAATTTCTTTCTTCTTGATTTATCTGCAGCATGAAGTTTTCAAGTAACATCTTTTCTATAAGCTTTTATAGTTTCTCTTGAAATTACTTTATTTCCAATTGTTGCTTGTACTGGTACTTCAAAGTTTTGTCTTGGAATTAATTCTTTTAGTTTTAAAGTTAAAGCACTTCCTCTTTGATAAGCAAATTTTTGATTAACTATCATTGAAAATGCATCAACCATTTCTCCATTTA
This genomic window from Mycoplasma mycoides subsp. capri contains:
- a CDS encoding S41 family peptidase: MKLFLSSLFLLSNTITPSLANSINVVNNQNSSINLKEYNLNFLAKNIRDIKKKKINIHTHKDVAYISVNEFLDSIEPIIKRNEIAHQFKDNKATISLKSSSFSNLKVEFDHKAQDIIVSDNNIFTEILKDKERGEEKLNLEFKGIKNENPIKQFKYHLKDYDIEMLKNNKDIYLPIVLLNQIFLSDSNIQVYFNQDEVNVFRFADSLKDFFSIANLKMSKANMQTEIPKNLKEFQYKYLSFLFDHYYGIKLNNKSYKEFFKKYESKILGSNDSHYLATRQIIADLDDPHSAYILDGYFNKMKDIEKVPISKESNKVRSDNWNNLLHVLAKLDPNKIEYQNNFISDTTSVISFKQFEENTASHIKKSLEEAQKRGIKNIIFNVTQNGGGFIGAAYELMGFLTDKPFKVYNYNPLSKEQKVETIKSKYNKFDFNYYILTSPYSFSAGNIFPQITRDNKVAKLIGYKTFGGASSIGYFILPTGDIIQLSTNNVFTSSKFKSLEFGVNPDVKLDGDVLTNAKDLYDKNKLLDLISKADKIPFGNDTESTIKPSETLPIKPDDNSQPNSKPKFFLSKYIKNKNLKITKNDPITLLVELFETNPELKFDQDIRISLKDKNKAEIYLENNPEDKVIINFSVINNDQKQIKTNNKTKLIIGLVSSSIIVFIVLISAFFIIKKRRQK
- a CDS encoding nucleotidyl transferase family protein; the protein is MIYINDSFDKLEKLNTKKAIITIGNFDGFHIFHQKIINQVINIAKQENLTSIVMSFDKKIKNNKTYTNLATKKQKLEFINTKLTDLDYFIDIKVDDSLIKTTKDQFIDILLNKLNVIKIVEGQDFTFGYLSQGNINDLIRVFSKENVIIFKRDNDISSTKIKKLLDENLVDKAQELLGINLKLK
- the truB gene encoding tRNA pseudouridine(55) synthase TruB, translating into MQKSGIFILNKPSNISTYQLINQVKKKLNIKKVGHCGTLDLLATGVVICLVNNATKISDYLLNANKAYQVKIKLFTLTDSFDAEGNIIQTQTPFNISLDQINKVINKYNNYTYNQYPPIYSSIKVDGKKLYEYALTNQDVEIKSRKVTIYKTSLLDYDQKNYEIFLDVKCSKGTYIRSLAVDICKDLNTIGYVVYLNRTLSGNFKLENAIDLNNISWDHLISINDAIKTNDYKVVKYQNSLEIIQGKKIILNDINDGLVFISDDQNNILAVYQKYDNNIFKIKRGGLNNDIY
- the rbfA gene encoding 30S ribosome-binding factor RbfA, which codes for MANIKTQKRKESLLLRELNLILQREIKSEILKSVSVVETRLSADNSHVKIFYQFIPIPEDLTIQSIEEELENKLKEIRMILASKLDWRTVPELTFVYDTSLDRANQIDKILKEDKNK
- the hisS gene encoding histidine--tRNA ligase, with translation MLQKPRGTQDFFLDETKLWIKVETKLREILNKFNYSEIRTPMFESKELFIRSIGSTSDIVSKEMYEFVDKKNRSLVLKPEGTASVVRAVVENKLYAEDYLPFKTYYISPMFRYERPQNGRYRQFHQLGIEVYGSDSIQQDYEVLNIANNIINDFKLNKNIKIYTNYLITGNNREQYILELKKYLTDFKLCTDCNIRIEKNPLRVLDCKIDDKQFNNVPSMKDFLTDEEQKRYQQTLDLFKEMNILTIHDDKLVRGLDYYTGFIFEIKYESKNIEQTIIAGGRYNNLVYEIGNINLPACGFGMGLERFINIIKEQNDKLNTNDQSIDLYTICLDQSAIKLNQQILELSRSIGLISDSNYYNLSLKSALKKSDKLNPKYLIILGEKEATSNQFIIKNKINKTEIKTTLTNLVNDLK
- the aspS gene encoding aspartate--tRNA ligase, which gives rise to MKRTHTCGELTLQNVDQKVILQGWVKKIRKLGAMVFIDLKDRYGITQLVIEQENINLINNIKNEYVIEISGIVVKRKSVNKELITGEIEVIVKDLLVINKSELTPFVLENDVNVNEDTRLTYRYLDLRRPIMQNNLIIRAKINHIIRNYLTDLNFLEVETPYFAKSTPEGARDFLVPSRLNKNKFYALPQSPQLFKQLLMISGIDRYYQIVRSFRDEDLRIDRQPEFTQLDLEMSFATSEDVMQISESLIKKILKEVKNFEIKGPLLRLSYKDAIDLYGSDKPDLRYDLKIHTLNDIFKNTNIKFLNNPDLFIRAICIDQLLSKKQLEDLNQQAKQFHFNSIAFIKFENNNWSGSLASQLTENEKELLIKEFDIKNKATIILNIGKYAEISQLMGAIRISLAKMFNLETKDDFKLLWVVDFPLFEFNEQENRYVAAHHPFTSPKEECLTDFDTNKKDALACAYDLVMNGFEIGGGSQRITDPEIQQRMFDAVELTAQQVETNFGWFMNAYKYGAPYHAGIAWGLDRINMILTDSNSIRDVIAFPKNSLGIDMMSNAPDLVSEKQLEELNIKIVK